In the Pseudonocardia cypriaca genome, one interval contains:
- the mtnK gene encoding S-methyl-5-thioribose kinase, giving the protein MTTSIDAPYEILTPDTAVAYVRTRPALAGRIDADDVRSVREIGDGNLNLVFVLTDGAGCGLVLKQALPYVRLVGPSWRLTPDRARHEAEALRLHGQLAPGLVPELYDYDAERYVLALEDLSDHRVWRTALNDGLRHDGAAEAMGRYVAAVALGTSVLGMDAGERAATLAAAVNPELCLITEDLVFTEPYVDAGRNSVLPANEPDAAELAADQDMVAAMGRAKWAFMTRAEALVHGDLHTGSVMVRAADGTGGPVDSAKAFDSEFAFYGPVAFDLGALWANYVIAAARATALGDDDRATWALGLCTRTWDAFEAEFRARWEHGLADPRMFRADLREHLLATWRGEAWLFGAAKMTRRIVGLAKTTDVETLPPPLREGAARGVLRTARRWVREFPADPAPRRAEEIAGELLRATATR; this is encoded by the coding sequence ATGACCACCAGCATCGACGCTCCCTACGAGATCCTGACGCCCGACACCGCCGTCGCGTACGTGCGGACCCGCCCCGCGCTCGCCGGGCGCATCGACGCCGACGACGTCCGGTCGGTGCGCGAGATCGGCGACGGCAACCTCAACCTCGTGTTCGTGCTCACCGACGGCGCCGGCTGCGGCCTGGTGCTCAAGCAGGCGCTGCCCTACGTGCGGCTGGTCGGCCCGAGCTGGCGGCTCACCCCGGACCGGGCGCGCCACGAGGCCGAGGCGCTGCGCCTGCACGGGCAGCTCGCCCCCGGCCTCGTGCCCGAGCTCTACGACTACGACGCCGAGCGCTACGTCCTCGCGCTGGAGGACCTGTCCGACCACCGGGTCTGGCGCACCGCGCTCAACGACGGGCTGCGCCACGACGGCGCCGCCGAGGCGATGGGCCGCTACGTCGCCGCCGTCGCTCTCGGCACGTCGGTGCTCGGAATGGACGCGGGGGAACGCGCCGCCACTCTGGCCGCCGCCGTCAACCCGGAGCTGTGCCTGATCACCGAGGACCTGGTGTTCACCGAGCCCTACGTCGACGCGGGCCGCAACAGCGTCCTGCCGGCCAACGAGCCCGACGCCGCGGAGCTCGCCGCCGACCAGGACATGGTGGCGGCCATGGGCCGGGCGAAGTGGGCGTTCATGACCCGCGCCGAGGCGCTGGTGCACGGCGACCTGCACACCGGCTCGGTGATGGTGCGGGCCGCCGACGGGACCGGAGGTCCCGTCGACTCCGCGAAGGCGTTCGACTCCGAGTTCGCCTTCTACGGCCCCGTCGCGTTCGACCTGGGCGCGCTGTGGGCGAACTACGTGATCGCCGCCGCCCGCGCCACGGCACTGGGCGACGACGACCGCGCGACCTGGGCCCTCGGGCTGTGCACGCGCACCTGGGACGCGTTCGAGGCCGAGTTCCGCGCCCGGTGGGAGCACGGCCTCGCCGACCCGCGCATGTTCCGCGCCGACCTGCGCGAGCACCTGCTCGCCACCTGGCGCGGCGAGGCGTGGCTCTTCGGGGCGGCGAAGATGACCCGCCGCATCGTCGGGCTGGCCAAGACCACCGACGTCGAGACGCTGCCGCCGCCGCTGCGCGAGGGCGCCGCCCGCGGGGTGCTGCGCACGGCCCGCCGGTGGGTCCGCGAGTTCCCGGCCGACCCCGCGCCACGGCGCGCGGAGGAGATCGCGGGCGAGCTGCTGCGCGCCACCGCGACCCGCTGA
- a CDS encoding class II glutamine amidotransferase: MCRWLGYFGSPILPKELISDPERSLIEQSRRAGPHMSATNGDGFGLGWYGPRDRPTLFRSATPAWGDENLRELTAAIESPLFLAHVRAATGTPVQQTNCHPFRYGRWLFVHNGYIADYQRLRRDLLYAVHPGLFTNIKGSTDSELMFHLALTFGLEDDPIGGLERMAGHVEALGAARGVAEPLQMTIGLSDGERLYAVRYASGPVVNTLYVSEDIEALRRLYPAEERLAHFGDEARVVVSEPLIALPDLWHEVPSSSALVVQKGPDEERPFRPRPAE, translated from the coding sequence ATGTGCCGCTGGCTCGGCTACTTCGGGAGCCCGATCCTGCCCAAGGAGCTCATCTCCGACCCGGAGCGCTCGCTCATCGAGCAGAGTAGGCGGGCCGGGCCGCACATGTCCGCCACGAACGGAGACGGGTTCGGCTTGGGCTGGTACGGGCCGCGTGACCGCCCGACGCTCTTCCGCAGCGCGACGCCCGCATGGGGCGACGAGAACCTGCGCGAGCTGACAGCGGCGATCGAGTCACCGCTGTTCCTGGCGCACGTCCGGGCCGCCACCGGAACGCCGGTGCAGCAGACCAACTGCCACCCGTTCCGCTACGGGCGTTGGCTCTTCGTGCACAACGGATACATCGCCGACTACCAGCGCCTGCGACGTGATCTCCTGTACGCGGTCCACCCCGGCCTCTTCACCAACATCAAGGGCTCCACCGACTCGGAGCTGATGTTCCACCTCGCCCTGACCTTCGGCCTCGAGGACGATCCGATCGGCGGACTGGAGCGGATGGCGGGCCACGTCGAGGCGCTCGGCGCCGCCCGAGGGGTGGCCGAGCCGCTGCAGATGACGATCGGGTTGTCCGACGGCGAGCGGCTCTACGCCGTCCGTTACGCGAGCGGCCCCGTCGTCAACACCCTGTACGTCAGCGAGGACATCGAGGCGCTCCGCAGGCTCTACCCCGCCGAGGAGCGGCTCGCCCACTTCGGCGACGAGGCACGGGTGGTCGTCTCCGAGCCGCTCATCGCCCTGCCGGACCTGTGGCACGAGGTGCCGTCGTCCAGTGCGCTGGTCGTTCAGAAGGGCCCGGACGAGGAGCGGCCGTTCCGGCCCCGACCGGCCGAGTGA
- a CDS encoding TetR family transcriptional regulator, giving the protein MPRWEQGSADRLTKAALELFEERGFENTSVVEIADRARVTTRTFFRYFPDKSEVLFAESDRIRAALVQAILDAPDVTEPLQVVTTILAEFDWSVPGIELQRRRHAVIAASPGLLERELIKQNDIAVEFIEALRRRGVEENAARLATRVGIQVFATAYAQWVERDDSADLRKLTDAAMDLLQALVPASRSVG; this is encoded by the coding sequence ATGCCCCGCTGGGAACAGGGCAGCGCGGACCGACTGACGAAGGCGGCCCTGGAGCTGTTCGAGGAACGAGGATTCGAGAACACGAGCGTCGTCGAGATCGCCGACCGCGCGCGTGTCACGACCCGCACCTTCTTCCGGTACTTCCCGGACAAGAGCGAGGTGTTGTTCGCCGAATCGGATCGCATACGCGCGGCGCTCGTGCAGGCGATCCTCGATGCTCCCGACGTCACGGAGCCGCTCCAGGTGGTCACCACCATCCTGGCGGAGTTCGACTGGAGCGTCCCCGGCATCGAGCTCCAGCGCCGGCGCCACGCCGTGATCGCGGCCAGTCCGGGACTGTTGGAACGCGAACTGATCAAGCAGAACGACATCGCCGTCGAGTTCATCGAAGCCCTGCGGCGACGCGGAGTCGAGGAGAATGCGGCCCGACTCGCAACGCGCGTGGGTATCCAGGTGTTCGCCACCGCATATGCTCAATGGGTTGAGCGGGACGACAGCGCCGACCTGAGGAAACTCACCGACGCCGCGATGGATCTCCTCCAGGCCCTCGTGCCGGCAAGTCGTTCGGTCGGTTAG
- a CDS encoding DUF6640 family protein, with protein sequence MSARKKASRLLVGLVAAGTTVGALFVDAVLPETARQHMRNPHWPAHAKFHNAQYIVMSAVLGGVGLRLLSSPNGDPDRNRVIATAILSVPYVGMFGAAAFPGTALSDEEFSESPANKVMGVEVNLLSASICLAVLGTSLALGRRAR encoded by the coding sequence ATGAGTGCGAGGAAGAAGGCGTCACGCCTGCTGGTCGGCCTGGTCGCAGCGGGGACGACCGTCGGGGCGCTGTTCGTGGACGCCGTCCTGCCGGAGACGGCCCGGCAGCACATGCGCAATCCCCACTGGCCCGCGCACGCCAAGTTCCACAACGCCCAGTACATCGTGATGAGCGCAGTACTCGGTGGTGTCGGCCTGCGACTGCTGAGCTCACCGAACGGCGATCCGGACCGCAATCGGGTGATCGCCACCGCGATCTTGTCCGTGCCGTACGTCGGCATGTTCGGCGCCGCCGCCTTCCCGGGCACCGCTTTGAGCGACGAAGAGTTCAGCGAATCGCCGGCGAACAAGGTCATGGGTGTCGAGGTCAACCTCCTCTCGGCGTCGATCTGCCTGGCCGTGCTCGGAACCTCGCTCGCACTGGGGCGTCGCGCCCGCTGA